A genomic window from Populus nigra chromosome 7, ddPopNigr1.1, whole genome shotgun sequence includes:
- the LOC133698631 gene encoding major strawberry allergen Fra a 1.08-like yields MVSGTILAEHTSAVPADRLWKASFCDGHNLIPKLLPGIISSIDILEGDGAAVGSVKKFNFTDVIKDYSYVKDRVEVMDQENHIVKYSTLEGGVIGVKVKSYSVEISLTSSNEGGCLSKMKIEYESIGDSLLSEEDANDMQQGIFAMVKAIDAHLVENPTAYA; encoded by the exons ATGGTTTCTGGAACCATTTTGGCAGAGCACACCTCTGCAGTCCCAGCAGATAGGCTATGGAAAGCATCATTCTGTGATGGCCATAACCTCATCCCTAAACTTCTTCCCGGAATCATCTCAAGCATTGATATACTTGAAGGAGATGGTGCTGCGGTTGGCTCCGTCAAGAAGTTCAACTTCACTGATG TTATCAAGGACTATAGCTATGTCAAGGATCGTGTGGAGGTGATGGACCAAGAGAATCACATAGTCAAGTATTCTACCCTTGAAGGCGGTGTTATTGGTGTCAAAGTGAAGTCCTACAGTGTTGAGATTAGTTTGACATCAAGCAATGAAGGAGGATGCTTGTCCAAGATGAAGATTGAATATGAATCAATCGGGGACAGCTTACTATCCGAGGAAGATGCCAATGATATGCAGCAAGGAATCTTTGCTATGGTGAAGGCTATTGATGCTCACCTGGTGGAAAACCCTACTGCTTATGCGTGA
- the LOC133699653 gene encoding uncharacterized protein LOC133699653, with translation MSRFLTIGNIKKVARLIFSKQKSSSNQLLEVKKYGTVVSVGLHLPQFRYYSQYSFPSRGYSSFALYNVKEQFGRRCFTRCYSSTSDVVTRNAQLAWKRLCRKGSANGWSFPRISRIAQAVSLALTRSHLVVPSALAFTCGQVAWAQRTLVESDFYPNSLYMRAQDGHAYVTLLVSAVVDAFVLLVRAIYLAILFSPSMMMAPFADSCGPEFRKIWLHVVHRTLEKAGPAFIKWGQWAATRPDLFPRDLCTKLSELHSKAPEHSFAYTKKTIERAFGRKLSEIFEDFEEVPVASGSIAQVHRASLRFRYPGKKQTKPTIVAVKVRHPGVGESIRRDFMIINLVAKISTFIPTLNWLRLDESLQQFGVFMMSQVDLAREAAQLSRFIYNFRRWKDVSFPKPVYPLVHPAVLVESYEQGESVSHYVDDLEGHNRIKSALAHIGTHALLKMLLVDNFIHADMHPGNILVRLSQNSSSRKRLFKSKPHVIFLDVGMTAELSQGDRINLINFFKAVATRDGRTAAESALSLSKRQNCPNPKAFIEEVEESFTFWGTPEGDLVHPADCMQQLLEKVRRHRVNIDGNVCTVMVTTLVLEGWQRKLDPGYNVMQTLQTLLLRADWAKSLSYTIDGLMGP, from the exons ATGTCCAG GTTTTTGACGAttggaaatattaaaaaagtggCACGGTTGATTTTCAGTAAACAGAAAAGTAGTAGTAATCAATTATTGGAAGTAAAAAAGTATGGGACAGTAGTTTCAGTTGGTTTGCATTTACCGCAATTTAGATATTACTCGCAGTATAGCTTTCCGAGTAGAGGGTATTCGTCTTTTGCATTGTACAATGTTAAAGAGCAGTTTGGACGGAGGTGTTTTACAAGGTGTTATTCATCTACGAGTGATGTGGTGACACGCAATGCCCAGCTTGCTTGGAAAAGGCTATGCAGGAAAGGTTCTGCTAATGGCTGGAGTTTTCCTCGAATAAGTAGGATAGCTCAAGCAGTTAGCTTGGCTTTGACACGGTCTCATTTGGTGGTTCCCAGTGCTTTAGCATTTACATGTGGGCAGGTGGCATGGGCACAAAGAACGTTGGTGGAATCGGATTTTTATCCGAATTCTTTGTATATGCGTGCACAAGATGGGCATGCTTATGTCACGTTGTTAGTATCTGCTGTTGTAGATGCATTTGTGTTGTTAGTGAGAGCTATATATTTAGCAATTTTGTTCTCGCCCAGCATGATGATGGCTCCATTTGCTGATTCTTGTGGACCAGAGTTTAGGAAAATATGGCTTCATGTTGTTCATCGGACGCTGGAGAAAGCAGGTCCAGCATTTATAAAATGGGGTCAATGGGCAGCTACCCGGCCAGATCTATTCCCTAGAGATTTATGCACCAAGCTTTCAGAGCTGCATTCCAAAGCTCCTGAACATAGTTTTGCCTACACGAAGAAAACTATTGAAAGAGCATTTGGTCGCAAGCTTTCTGAAATCTTTGAGGATTTTGAAGAAGTTCCTGTAGCATCTGGAAGTATTGCTCAAGTGCATCGGGCCTCTCTGAGATTTCGTTACCCTGGTAAAAAACAGACAAAGCCTACCATAGTTGCTGTAAAGGTTAGACATCCTGGTGTTGGTGAATCAATTAGAAGAGACTTTATGATAATAAACTTGGTTGCAAAGATATCAACATTTATTCCAACTTTGAATTGGCTGAGACTGGATGAGAGCCTGCAACAGTTTGGTGTTTTCATGATGTCTCAAGTGGATCTTGCAAGGGAAGCTGCGCAATTAAGCCGCTTTATATATAACTTCCGAAGGTGGAAAGATGTTTCTTTTCCCAAGCCTGTGTATCCACTTGTGCATCCTGCTGTTTTGGTGGAATCATATGAGCAAGGAGAAAGTGTCTCGCACTATGTAGATGACCTTGAAGGTCATAATCGAATTAAAAGTGCCCTTGCTCACATTGGAACTCATGCACTTCTGAAAATGCTTCtg GTGGACAACTTTATACATGCAGACATGCATCCTGGAAATATCCTTGTCCGGCTTTCTCAGAACAGTTCTTCTCGGAAACGGCTTTTTAAATCAAAGCCTCATGTCATTTTCCTTGATGTTGGCATGACTGCCGAACTTTCTCAGGGTGATCGcattaatttgatcaatttttttaaagcagTAGCCACCCGGGATGGCCGCACTGCAGCAGAATCTGCACTAAGCTTGTCAAAGCGACAAAACTGCCCAAATCCAAAGGCCTTTATTGAA GAAGTGGAAGAGTCCTTCACTTTCTGGGGTACTCCTGAAGGTGATCTAGTCCATCCTGCAGATTGCATGCAACAATTACTTGAGAAAGTCAGGCGTCATAGAGTTAATATTGATGGCAATGTTTGCACTGTCATGGTCACAACCTTGGTTCTTGAG GGCTGGCAACGGAAGCTAGATCCAGGTTACAATGTGATGCAGACATTACAAACACTGCTTCTTCGAGCTGACTGGGCTAAGTCTCTTTCCTATACAATTGATGGGTTGATGGGCCCATAa